A window of Thermosynechococcus sp. NK55a contains these coding sequences:
- the gatB gene encoding Asp-tRNA(Asn)/Glu-tRNA(Gln) amidotransferase subunit GatB — translation MQQAATAAPEPTPVDAASLTYEAVIGLEIHCQLSTQTKIFSSSSTQFGAPPNTNIDPVCLGLPGTLPVLNEKVLEYAVKAGLALNCQIAPYSKFDRKQYFYPDLPKNYQISQYDLPIAQHGYLEIELVDDKGTARRKKIGITRLHMEEDAGKLVHAGSDRLSGSTYSLVDLNRAGVPLVEIVSEPDLRTGQEAAEYAQELRRILRYLGVCDGNMQEGSLRCDVNISVRPVGSKTFGTKVEIKNMNSFSAIQRAIDYEIERQVAALKAGEPIVQETRLWDEATQETRTMRVKEGSSDYRYFPEPDLGPIEVSAEQLAAWRAELPELPAQKRHRYESEWGLPPQDARVLTDERAVAEYFEATVVAGAPPKLAANWIMGDITAYLKEQKLAIEALPLQPAALAELIQLIEAGTISGKIAKEILPELLSQGGSPKALVERKGLSQISDVATLEAMIDEVLAAHPNELEQYRAGKTKLQGFFVGQLMKKSGGRADPKLANQLLAKKLNPGS, via the coding sequence ATGCAGCAGGCAGCAACCGCTGCCCCTGAACCCACCCCTGTAGATGCCGCTAGTCTCACCTACGAGGCGGTGATTGGCCTAGAGATTCACTGCCAACTAAGTACCCAAACAAAAATTTTCTCCTCTAGCTCGACCCAGTTTGGAGCACCCCCAAATACCAACATTGATCCAGTGTGTTTGGGTTTGCCGGGGACGCTCCCTGTGTTGAATGAAAAGGTTCTCGAGTATGCCGTAAAGGCAGGTTTAGCCCTCAATTGTCAGATTGCCCCCTACAGCAAGTTCGATCGCAAGCAGTATTTTTATCCCGACTTGCCGAAGAACTATCAAATCTCGCAGTACGATCTGCCCATTGCCCAGCATGGCTATCTGGAGATTGAACTGGTGGACGACAAGGGGACGGCCCGCCGTAAAAAAATTGGCATTACTCGCCTGCACATGGAGGAAGATGCCGGCAAGTTGGTGCATGCGGGGAGCGATCGCCTGTCTGGCTCCACTTACTCCCTAGTGGACTTGAATCGAGCAGGGGTGCCCCTTGTGGAGATTGTCTCCGAGCCAGATCTGCGCACCGGTCAAGAGGCGGCAGAATATGCCCAAGAACTGCGGCGCATTCTTCGTTACTTGGGGGTTTGTGATGGCAATATGCAGGAGGGCTCGCTGCGCTGTGATGTCAATATCTCCGTGCGGCCAGTGGGCAGCAAGACCTTTGGCACAAAGGTGGAGATTAAAAACATGAACTCCTTTAGTGCCATCCAACGCGCCATTGACTATGAAATTGAGCGACAAGTGGCTGCCCTCAAAGCGGGGGAACCCATCGTTCAAGAAACCCGGCTCTGGGATGAGGCCACGCAAGAAACGCGAACCATGCGGGTCAAGGAAGGCTCCAGTGACTATCGCTACTTTCCTGAACCCGATCTCGGACCTATTGAGGTCAGTGCTGAGCAACTGGCGGCATGGCGCGCTGAGCTGCCCGAACTCCCTGCCCAAAAACGCCACCGCTATGAATCTGAGTGGGGATTACCGCCGCAGGATGCCCGCGTTCTCACCGATGAGCGAGCCGTTGCTGAATACTTTGAGGCGACCGTTGTCGCAGGGGCACCCCCAAAATTAGCGGCCAACTGGATCATGGGGGATATTACCGCCTATCTCAAGGAACAAAAACTGGCGATCGAGGCACTACCCCTGCAACCGGCGGCATTGGCGGAGTTGATCCAACTCATTGAGGCGGGCACCATTAGTGGCAAAATTGCCAAGGAGATCTTGCCCGAATTACTTTCCCAAGGGGGTTCTCCAAAAGCCCTTGTGGAGCGCAAAGGCCTCAGCCAAATTTCTGATGTTGCCACCCTAGAGGCAATGATTGATGAGGTACTGGCAGCACATCCCAATGAACTGGAGCAATACCGCGCTGGCAAGACCAAACTTCAAGGCTTCTTTGTTGGCCAACTGATGAAAAAAAGTGGCGGGCGTGCCGATCCGAAGCTAGCAAATCAACTCTTGGCTAAAAAGCTCAACCCTGGCAGCTAG
- a CDS encoding citrate synthase has protein sequence MVACEFSPGLDGIPVAQSAISYVDGQAGILEYRGVPIQELAEKSTFLETAFLLIWGYWPNKEELAAFEHDITYHRRVKYRIRDMMKCFPESGHPMDALQASAGALGLFYSRRALDDPEYIRAAVIRLLAKIPTMVAAFQLIRKGNDPVMPCDELDYAANFLYMLNERRPDPFAARVFDICLILHAEHTMNASTFSARVTASTLTDPYAVVASAVGTLAGPLHGGANEDVINMLEEIGSVENVRPYVEKCIQNKIKIAGFGHRVYKVKDPRATILQKLAEQLFDKFGGDRYYDIALKLEEVVGEYLSYKGIYPNVDFYSGLVYRRLGIPSDLFTPVFAIARVAGWLAHWKEQLEANRIYRPTQVYTGAHNRPYVPMEERNHRP, from the coding sequence ATGGTTGCTTGCGAATTTAGCCCCGGTCTTGACGGTATTCCCGTTGCTCAATCGGCCATTAGCTATGTGGATGGCCAAGCAGGCATTCTTGAGTATCGCGGTGTCCCGATTCAGGAACTAGCGGAGAAAAGCACGTTTTTGGAAACCGCCTTTCTCTTGATTTGGGGCTACTGGCCGAACAAGGAGGAGTTGGCGGCCTTTGAGCACGATATTACCTACCACCGCCGCGTTAAATATCGCATTCGCGACATGATGAAATGCTTTCCCGAAAGTGGCCACCCCATGGATGCGCTGCAGGCCTCGGCGGGAGCCTTGGGATTGTTCTATTCACGGCGGGCACTCGACGATCCAGAGTACATTCGGGCAGCGGTGATTCGCCTTCTGGCAAAAATTCCAACGATGGTGGCGGCCTTTCAACTGATCCGCAAGGGAAATGATCCAGTCATGCCCTGTGATGAACTGGACTATGCGGCCAATTTTCTCTATATGCTGAATGAGCGGCGGCCGGATCCCTTTGCAGCGCGGGTATTTGATATTTGCTTGATTCTCCACGCGGAGCACACGATGAATGCCTCTACCTTCTCGGCGCGGGTGACGGCCTCGACGTTGACAGACCCTTACGCCGTGGTTGCTTCAGCGGTGGGTACGCTGGCAGGGCCACTCCACGGGGGCGCCAATGAAGATGTGATCAATATGCTCGAAGAAATCGGCAGTGTCGAGAATGTTCGTCCCTATGTGGAAAAGTGTATCCAAAATAAGATCAAAATTGCTGGGTTTGGCCACCGTGTGTATAAGGTCAAAGATCCCCGCGCCACGATTTTGCAAAAGTTGGCGGAGCAGTTGTTTGATAAGTTCGGCGGCGATCGCTACTACGACATTGCCCTGAAACTGGAGGAAGTGGTGGGCGAATACCTCAGCTACAAGGGAATTTATCCCAATGTAGACTTTTACTCTGGTCTTGTCTATCGGCGGTTGGGAATTCCCAGTGATTTGTTTACGCCGGTGTTTGCGATCGCCCGCGTCGCCGGTTGGCTAGCCCACTGGAAGGAACAACTGGAGGCCAACCGTATCTATCGCCCCACCCAAGTCTATACGGGTGCCCACAATCGGCCCTATGTGCCCATGGAGGAACGCAATCATCGCCCCTAA
- the bchB gene encoding ferredoxin:protochlorophyllide reductase (ATP-dependent) subunit B — protein sequence MKLAYWMYAGPAHIGTLRIASSFKNVHSIMHAPLGDDYFNVMRSMLERERDFTPVTASIVDRHVLARGSQEKVVDNITRKDTEEHPDLIVLTPTCTSSILQEDLQNFVQRASLSTTADVLLADVNHYRVNELQAADRTLEQIVQFYIDKARRQSTLVTSKTPTPSVNIIGITTLGFHNQHDCRELKQLMAELGIQVNLVIPAAASVQDLARLPQAWFNLVPYREIGGLTAQYLEREFGQPSVRITPMGVVETARCIRAIQRVLNAQGANVNYEAFIQQQTQEVSQAAWFSRSIDCQNLTGKKAVVFGDNTHAAAMTKILSREMGIHVVWAGTYCKYDADWFRAEVAGFCDEVLITDDHTVVGDAIARVEPAAIFGTQMERHVGKRLNIPCGVIAAPIHIQDFPVGYRPFLGYEGTNQLVDLIYNSFTLGMEDHLLEIFGGHDTKEVIHKGLSADSDLTWTADGLAELNKIPGFVRGKVKRNTEKFARERGISEITVDVLYAAKEAVGA from the coding sequence ATGAAACTTGCCTACTGGATGTATGCAGGGCCTGCCCACATTGGTACTCTGCGGATTGCCAGTTCCTTCAAAAATGTTCACAGCATTATGCACGCGCCCCTTGGGGATGACTACTTCAACGTCATGCGATCAATGCTCGAACGAGAGCGCGACTTTACACCTGTCACCGCCAGTATTGTGGACCGCCATGTCTTAGCACGCGGCTCCCAAGAAAAAGTCGTGGACAATATCACCCGCAAAGACACTGAAGAGCACCCTGATTTAATTGTGCTCACCCCCACTTGTACCTCCAGCATTCTGCAAGAAGACTTGCAAAACTTTGTCCAGCGCGCCAGCCTCAGCACGACTGCCGATGTTCTCTTAGCAGATGTCAATCACTATCGCGTCAACGAATTGCAGGCCGCCGATCGCACCCTTGAGCAAATCGTTCAGTTTTATATTGACAAAGCCCGCCGCCAAAGCACCTTAGTGACAAGCAAAACCCCCACCCCTAGCGTCAACATCATCGGCATCACCACCCTCGGCTTCCACAACCAGCACGATTGCCGCGAACTAAAGCAACTGATGGCCGAGCTTGGCATTCAGGTGAATTTGGTGATTCCTGCGGCGGCCAGCGTCCAGGATCTGGCGCGACTCCCCCAAGCGTGGTTTAACCTTGTCCCCTATCGGGAAATTGGTGGCCTCACCGCCCAATACCTAGAAAGGGAATTTGGCCAGCCGAGCGTCCGCATTACGCCAATGGGTGTGGTAGAAACCGCCCGTTGTATCCGTGCCATTCAAAGGGTGCTCAATGCTCAGGGGGCAAATGTGAACTATGAAGCCTTTATCCAGCAGCAAACACAGGAGGTGTCCCAAGCCGCTTGGTTCTCCCGCTCCATTGATTGCCAAAACCTCACTGGTAAAAAGGCGGTTGTTTTTGGGGACAATACCCATGCAGCAGCGATGACAAAAATTCTCAGTCGGGAAATGGGTATCCACGTTGTTTGGGCAGGCACCTACTGTAAATACGACGCCGATTGGTTCCGGGCAGAGGTGGCGGGCTTTTGTGACGAGGTACTGATTACCGATGACCACACAGTGGTTGGGGACGCGATCGCCCGCGTTGAACCTGCTGCTATCTTTGGCACGCAAATGGAACGCCATGTGGGCAAACGCCTCAACATTCCCTGTGGTGTCATTGCTGCCCCCATCCACATCCAAGACTTTCCCGTGGGCTATCGGCCCTTCTTGGGCTACGAGGGCACCAATCAACTGGTAGACTTAATCTACAACTCCTTCACTTTGGGCATGGAAGACCACCTGCTAGAGATTTTTGGTGGCCATGATACCAAGGAAGTGATCCACAAAGGACTCTCCGCCGACTCGGATTTGACATGGACAGCGGATGGGCTAGCGGAATTGAACAAGATTCCGGGCTTTGTGCGCGGCAAGGTAAAGCGCAACACTGAAAAATTTGCTCGCGAACGGGGGATTAGCGAGATTACTGTGGACGTCCTCTATGCCGCCAAAGAAGCCGTGGGGGCTTAA
- the ahcY gene encoding adenosylhomocysteinase, translating to MVSSPIKSEAPVRHDVKDLSLAPLGQQRIEWASREMPVLRQIRDRFEKEKPFAGIRLAACCHVTTETANLAIALKAGGADAVLIASNPLSTQDDVAASLVVNYGIPVFAQKGEDTATYRRHVNIALDHRPNIIIDDGCDVVATLVKERQHQLSEIIGTTEETTTGIVRLKAMFRDGVLTFPAINVNDADTKHFFDNRYGTGQSTLDGIIRATNILLAGKTVVVAGYGWCGKGTALRARGMGANVIVTEIDPVRAIEAVMDGFRVMPMLEAAPLGDIFITVTGNKHVIRAEHFAVMKDGAMVANSGHFDIEIDLATLKTLAKEVRVVRNFTEEYILPSGKSIIVLGEGRLINLAAAEGHPASVMDMSFANQALGCEYLVKNKGHLAAGIHPIPAVVDQEIARLKLQAMGIAIDTLTPEQVEYMNSWTSGT from the coding sequence ATGGTGTCTTCTCCCATAAAATCTGAAGCCCCTGTTCGTCACGATGTCAAAGACTTGAGCCTTGCCCCTTTAGGGCAGCAACGGATTGAATGGGCCAGTCGGGAAATGCCAGTACTGCGCCAAATTCGCGATCGCTTTGAGAAAGAAAAGCCCTTTGCAGGTATTCGCTTGGCCGCCTGCTGCCATGTGACCACAGAAACCGCTAATCTGGCGATCGCCCTCAAGGCCGGAGGAGCCGATGCAGTGCTCATTGCCAGTAATCCCCTCTCCACCCAAGACGATGTGGCCGCTAGCTTGGTAGTGAACTACGGCATCCCGGTCTTTGCCCAGAAAGGGGAAGACACCGCCACCTACAGGCGCCACGTCAACATTGCCCTTGATCACCGCCCCAACATCATCATTGATGACGGCTGTGATGTGGTTGCCACCCTCGTCAAGGAGCGCCAGCACCAGCTCAGCGAGATTATTGGCACCACCGAAGAAACCACCACCGGGATTGTCCGCCTCAAGGCCATGTTCCGCGATGGCGTCCTGACTTTCCCTGCCATTAACGTCAACGATGCTGACACCAAACACTTCTTTGATAACCGCTACGGCACGGGTCAATCCACCCTAGATGGCATTATTCGGGCAACAAACATTCTCCTTGCCGGCAAAACCGTTGTCGTAGCTGGCTATGGCTGGTGCGGTAAAGGGACAGCTCTGCGGGCACGGGGCATGGGTGCCAATGTGATTGTCACCGAAATCGATCCCGTGCGCGCCATTGAAGCGGTTATGGATGGCTTCCGCGTCATGCCCATGCTCGAAGCTGCACCCCTGGGGGATATTTTCATCACCGTGACGGGGAATAAACATGTCATTCGGGCAGAGCACTTTGCCGTCATGAAAGATGGAGCAATGGTTGCTAATTCCGGTCACTTTGACATCGAAATTGACCTCGCCACCCTGAAAACGCTTGCCAAGGAAGTCCGTGTCGTCCGCAACTTCACCGAGGAATACATTCTCCCTAGTGGCAAATCCATCATTGTTTTGGGTGAAGGCCGCCTGATTAACCTTGCGGCTGCCGAAGGCCACCCCGCCAGTGTCATGGATATGAGCTTTGCCAACCAAGCCCTTGGCTGTGAATATCTCGTTAAAAACAAAGGTCACCTGGCTGCCGGCATCCACCCCATTCCCGCAGTAGTGGATCAGGAAATTGCCCGTTTAAAACTCCAAGCCATGGGCATTGCCATTGACACCCTCACCCCTGAACAGGTGGAGTACATGAACTCTTGGACCTCTGGCACTTAG
- a CDS encoding ferredoxin--nitrite reductase — protein MSNKIEAIKKEKDGLAVKQELEKFAAIGWENIPEADRDVRLKWLGIFFRPVTPGKFMMRLRVPNGILTSQQLRTLGEIVDRYGENGSGDITTRQNIQIRGLPIEDIPQVLEQLRACGLTSVQSGMDNVRNLTGSPVAGIDAAELIDTRPLLMKLQAMITNNGQGNPEFSNLPRKFNIAIEGGRDNSVHAEINDIAFVPAYRQGRLGFNVLVGGLLSARRCTAAVPLDAWVPPDEAVVYLCRAILEIFRDHGLRGNRQKARLRWLIDEWGMEKFRAAVAAKLPFALLSAAPKDEIAWDKQDHLGVHRQKQRRLNYVGLHVPVGRLYAPDFCELARIAQVYGQSEVRLTVEQNVIIPHVTDAVLPSLLREPLLGKFRPEPPSLERALVSCTGAQFCNFALIETKNRALALARWLDQQLVLAQPVRIHWTGCPNSCGQPQVADIGLMGTKTRRNGETVDAVDLYMGGKVGKDAKLGTCIKKGIPCDELPEVLRQLLIEQFGAKPRGLEVPPVPTLAVAMMVS, from the coding sequence GTGAGCAACAAAATCGAAGCCATTAAAAAAGAAAAAGATGGCTTGGCGGTTAAACAGGAGTTAGAAAAGTTTGCAGCCATCGGTTGGGAAAACATTCCTGAAGCCGATCGCGATGTCCGTCTCAAGTGGTTAGGGATTTTCTTTCGTCCCGTCACCCCTGGCAAGTTCATGATGCGGCTGCGGGTGCCCAACGGTATTCTCACCAGTCAGCAACTGCGAACCCTCGGCGAAATTGTGGATCGCTACGGCGAGAACGGCAGCGGTGACATTACCACCCGCCAAAATATTCAGATTCGCGGCCTACCCATTGAGGATATCCCGCAAGTCCTCGAGCAACTCCGCGCCTGTGGCCTCACCTCAGTTCAGTCGGGGATGGACAATGTGCGCAATCTAACTGGCTCCCCCGTGGCGGGCATTGATGCGGCCGAACTCATTGACACCCGCCCCCTACTGATGAAGTTGCAGGCCATGATTACCAACAATGGTCAGGGAAACCCTGAATTTAGCAACTTGCCGCGCAAATTTAACATTGCCATTGAGGGCGGTCGGGATAACTCCGTCCACGCCGAGATTAACGACATTGCCTTTGTACCTGCCTATCGGCAAGGGCGTTTGGGCTTCAACGTCTTGGTGGGGGGTCTCCTCTCTGCCCGCCGGTGCACGGCTGCTGTACCCCTGGATGCATGGGTGCCTCCCGATGAGGCTGTGGTGTACCTCTGCCGTGCCATCCTGGAAATTTTTCGTGACCATGGCCTGCGGGGAAATCGCCAAAAGGCGCGGCTCAGATGGCTCATTGACGAGTGGGGCATGGAAAAATTCCGGGCCGCCGTTGCCGCCAAGCTTCCCTTTGCACTTCTAAGTGCCGCCCCCAAGGATGAAATCGCCTGGGACAAGCAGGATCATTTGGGGGTCCATCGCCAAAAGCAGCGGCGCTTAAACTATGTGGGATTGCACGTTCCCGTGGGGCGGCTCTATGCCCCTGACTTCTGCGAACTAGCCCGGATTGCCCAAGTGTATGGTCAGTCAGAAGTGCGCCTCACGGTGGAGCAAAACGTGATCATTCCCCATGTGACTGATGCCGTTTTGCCGAGCTTGCTGCGGGAACCCCTCCTTGGCAAGTTTCGGCCGGAACCCCCCTCCCTAGAGCGAGCCCTTGTTTCCTGTACTGGCGCACAATTCTGCAACTTCGCCCTCATTGAAACCAAAAATCGTGCCCTTGCCCTTGCCCGCTGGTTAGATCAACAACTGGTACTTGCCCAACCAGTGCGTATTCATTGGACCGGCTGTCCCAACTCCTGTGGTCAACCCCAAGTGGCCGACATTGGCCTCATGGGCACGAAAACCCGCCGCAATGGCGAAACTGTGGATGCCGTGGATTTGTACATGGGCGGCAAGGTTGGTAAGGATGCCAAGCTGGGCACCTGTATCAAAAAAGGGATTCCTTGTGATGAACTGCCTGAAGTACTGCGGCAACTGCTAATTGAGCAATTTGGGGCAAAACCAAGGGGGTTGGAAGTGCCTCCCGTACCCACCCTGGCGGTGGCCATGATGGTTTCCTAA
- a CDS encoding CmpA/NrtA family ABC transporter substrate-binding protein, whose product MANFSRRRFLITTAATAAATLISHACSNSQQSGDVAQPTTVAETPEVTGAKLGFIALTDAAPLIIAKEKGFFAKYGMPDVEVIKQASWGVTRDNLVLGSGGGGIDGAHILTPMPYLMTAGTITGGKKVPMYILARLNTNGQGILLANTYKGLDVSTDSSPLKEAFAKARAERRTRNQEENIKVAVTFPGGTHDLWMRYWLAAGGIDPEKDVSVIVVPPPQMVANLKTGTMEAFCVGEPWPLQTVNQKVGWGAVTTGELWKDHPEKSLALRADWVDKHPKATKALLMAVMEAQRWCDQDANKPEMAQILSKREWFKVPVEDILDRSLGKFDFGNGRTLEDKNLMQKYWRDNASYPYQSHELWFLTEDIRWGYLPAQTDTKALIQQVNREDLWREAAKAIGVPAAEIPTTTSRGVETFFDGVAFDPQNPQAYLSSLSLKKV is encoded by the coding sequence ATGGCAAATTTTTCGCGGCGTCGCTTTCTGATAACCACTGCCGCCACAGCAGCTGCAACATTAATTTCCCACGCCTGTAGCAACAGCCAGCAAAGTGGTGACGTTGCCCAACCCACCACCGTAGCAGAAACCCCAGAGGTGACGGGTGCAAAACTTGGCTTTATTGCCCTCACGGACGCGGCTCCTCTAATTATTGCCAAGGAAAAGGGCTTTTTTGCCAAGTACGGGATGCCCGATGTGGAGGTAATTAAGCAGGCCTCCTGGGGCGTGACCCGCGACAACTTGGTCTTGGGTTCTGGCGGGGGTGGCATTGACGGTGCCCATATCCTCACACCGATGCCCTACCTGATGACGGCTGGAACCATTACCGGTGGCAAAAAAGTACCCATGTACATTCTGGCACGGTTAAACACCAATGGTCAGGGGATTCTCTTGGCCAATACTTACAAAGGGCTCGATGTTAGCACCGATAGCAGTCCCCTCAAAGAAGCCTTTGCTAAAGCCCGAGCTGAACGCCGCACCCGCAACCAAGAGGAGAACATCAAAGTTGCGGTAACCTTTCCGGGGGGCACTCACGACCTGTGGATGCGCTACTGGTTGGCTGCCGGTGGCATTGATCCTGAAAAAGACGTGTCTGTAATTGTGGTCCCCCCACCGCAAATGGTAGCCAATCTCAAAACAGGGACGATGGAGGCCTTTTGTGTCGGTGAGCCGTGGCCCTTGCAAACCGTCAATCAGAAGGTGGGTTGGGGGGCCGTTACCACCGGGGAGTTGTGGAAAGACCACCCTGAAAAATCCTTGGCATTGCGCGCGGATTGGGTCGATAAACATCCAAAGGCTACCAAAGCCCTGCTCATGGCGGTTATGGAAGCCCAGCGGTGGTGTGATCAGGATGCAAACAAACCGGAAATGGCACAAATTCTCTCGAAGCGGGAGTGGTTTAAGGTGCCCGTGGAAGACATTTTGGATCGCTCCCTCGGCAAGTTTGATTTTGGCAATGGTCGCACCCTAGAGGATAAGAACCTGATGCAAAAATACTGGCGGGACAATGCTTCCTATCCCTACCAAAGTCATGAGTTGTGGTTCTTGACGGAGGATATACGCTGGGGCTATTTACCGGCGCAGACGGATACCAAAGCCCTAATTCAGCAGGTGAACCGGGAGGACCTATGGCGGGAGGCCGCTAAGGCCATCGGGGTACCGGCAGCGGAAATTCCGACCACCACTTCCCGCGGAGTAGAAACCTTTTTTGATGGGGTCGCCTTTGACCCCCAAAATCCCCAAGCCTATTTGAGTAGTTTGAGTCTGAAGAAAGTTTAG
- the ntrB gene encoding nitrate ABC transporter permease, translated as MAIRSLGLGQSGQRRWVKKLQRSPVLRKVVLGSLGVLCFLVIWQFVCMTGLLRLPSPLNVIAETWELIVDPFYKGSGTDVGLGWQILSSLRRVAIGFSLAAITGVGLGMLIGSSRVLYDAVDPILQVLRPVPPLAWLPISLAALRDNEPAAIFVIFITAIWPIIINTIVGVQQVPKDYKNVARVLRLSRKEYFLNILVPATVPYVFTGLRIGIGLSWLAIVAAEMLIGGVGIGFFIWDAWNSSLVSEIIVAVIYVGIVGLVLDRSVAFVGRLLSHGEEPHS; from the coding sequence ATGGCAATTCGTTCTCTAGGTTTAGGTCAATCTGGGCAACGGCGCTGGGTTAAAAAACTGCAACGATCGCCAGTATTACGCAAGGTAGTGCTGGGCAGTTTGGGGGTGCTGTGTTTTCTAGTCATTTGGCAGTTTGTCTGTATGACGGGGCTACTGCGCTTACCCAGCCCCCTCAACGTCATTGCCGAAACTTGGGAGCTCATTGTTGATCCCTTCTACAAAGGTAGCGGCACGGATGTAGGGTTGGGGTGGCAAATTCTCTCGAGTCTGCGGCGAGTGGCGATTGGCTTTTCCTTGGCGGCAATCACGGGTGTGGGTCTGGGAATGTTGATTGGCTCTAGCCGGGTGCTCTACGATGCTGTGGATCCCATTTTGCAGGTGTTGCGTCCGGTGCCGCCCCTGGCGTGGTTGCCCATCTCCTTGGCGGCTTTACGGGACAATGAACCGGCAGCAATTTTTGTGATTTTCATTACCGCCATTTGGCCAATTATTATCAACACAATTGTCGGTGTGCAGCAAGTTCCCAAGGATTACAAAAATGTAGCGCGGGTCTTGCGGCTGTCTCGCAAGGAATATTTCCTAAATATTCTGGTGCCCGCAACGGTGCCCTATGTGTTTACGGGGCTGCGGATTGGCATCGGGCTATCCTGGTTGGCCATTGTGGCAGCGGAGATGCTCATTGGCGGTGTCGGTATTGGCTTCTTTATTTGGGATGCCTGGAACAGTTCTCTGGTTAGTGAAATTATCGTTGCTGTGATTTATGTCGGCATTGTCGGCTTGGTGCTGGATCGCTCAGTGGCCTTTGTGGGCCGCCTGCTTAGCCACGGTGAAGAGCCGCATTCCTAG